From the Candidatus Bathyarchaeia archaeon genome, one window contains:
- a CDS encoding glycosyltransferase: protein MKVGVISVYPPSRLKHSKHSGVASYTKNLVVSLLENCQVDVFADKIPHTTDYYGEGEKVYRCWNKGVFYPFQIFKQLLRKNVDVVHIQHEIYLYGGFGSAIIFPFLLFLIRLLRKPVVVTLHGVIPLSKIDERFLKENWIRGRPFVMKIGLTLLVKIIVFLSTAIIVHEESSKETLKSEYRCPPRKIFVIHHGVEEGSDLIEKDEAKRNLGLSGKNLILFFGYIAGYKNVELLIESAKFLKTSNWVLIIAGGLHPRLNGDREYLSYVSSLHEKASEISKDRILFKGFISEGEIPLYFSAADLIVFPYKISMHSSGPLALAASYGKPFLISDMFSEVIFFREAVFKNDPKELAGKIDRFFGDAEFQSKVLRCSEEFKMKRLWSDVARKTCELYREVVSQK, encoded by the coding sequence ATGAAAGTAGGTGTAATTTCAGTTTATCCTCCATCGAGGTTAAAACACTCAAAACATAGTGGTGTTGCATCATACACGAAGAACTTGGTTGTTTCTTTACTAGAAAATTGCCAAGTAGATGTTTTTGCAGATAAGATACCCCACACGACTGATTATTATGGGGAAGGTGAAAAAGTTTATAGATGTTGGAATAAGGGCGTTTTTTATCCGTTTCAAATTTTTAAGCAGTTATTGCGCAAGAATGTAGATGTTGTGCATATACAGCATGAAATATACCTTTATGGTGGATTTGGTTCGGCGATAATTTTTCCATTTTTGCTTTTTTTGATTAGGTTACTTCGGAAGCCCGTGGTGGTTACGTTGCATGGAGTGATTCCATTATCTAAAATTGATGAACGTTTTCTAAAGGAAAACTGGATAAGAGGTAGACCCTTTGTAATGAAAATTGGATTGACCTTACTTGTAAAAATTATAGTGTTTCTCTCAACTGCAATTATTGTACATGAAGAAAGCTCTAAAGAAACGTTAAAAAGTGAATATCGATGTCCTCCTCGTAAAATCTTTGTCATTCATCATGGCGTTGAGGAAGGATCTGATTTAATTGAGAAGGACGAAGCGAAAAGAAACTTGGGCTTAAGCGGAAAGAACTTGATTTTATTCTTCGGTTATATTGCTGGTTACAAAAACGTGGAGTTACTAATTGAAAGTGCTAAATTTTTGAAAACATCCAATTGGGTCTTGATTATAGCTGGGGGTCTGCATCCTAGATTGAATGGTGATCGTGAGTATCTTAGCTATGTCTCAAGTTTGCATGAGAAGGCTTCGGAGATATCTAAAGACCGTATTTTATTCAAAGGTTTCATTTCAGAAGGAGAGATTCCATTGTATTTTTCTGCGGCAGATTTGATAGTTTTTCCCTATAAAATTAGCATGCATTCTAGTGGTCCACTTGCTCTTGCTGCTTCTTATGGAAAACCATTTCTAATTAGTGACATGTTTAGCGAGGTGATTTTTTTCAGAGAGGCTGTGTTTAAGAATGATCCTAAAGAGCTTGCGGGCAAAATAGATAGATTTTTTGGAGATGCTGAGTTTCAATCAAAAGTTTTAAGATGTTCTGAAGAATTTAAGATGAAGCGATTGTGGAGTGATGTTGCTAGAAAGACATGTGAGCTTTATCGAGAAGTGGTATCACAAAAATGA
- a CDS encoding FKBP-type peptidyl-prolyl cis-trans isomerase — protein sequence MALQKGDFILIDYTAKVKETGEVFDTTIEETAKKERLYKEGEIYEPKLVVIGESWVLKALDESLATMEINKPTTVEIPPEKAFGARDSEKVKRISLKHLADKGITPSLGMRIEHDGKMATIRAIGAGRALLDFNPPLAGKTLIYEVSIKKKLETTEEKIAALIHRRIPGVEQAKFKFSVKEKAVSIEMPEESFYLEGIQVAKRGIAMDIQKFFPKITTIKFTETFKAEPKTQTEKKSQ from the coding sequence ATGGCTTTGCAGAAAGGAGACTTCATACTAATAGATTACACGGCTAAGGTTAAGGAAACAGGCGAAGTTTTTGACACAACCATTGAAGAAACCGCCAAGAAGGAACGTCTATATAAAGAAGGTGAAATTTACGAACCAAAATTAGTCGTAATCGGTGAAAGTTGGGTTCTCAAAGCCTTAGACGAAAGCCTAGCAACAATGGAAATAAACAAACCTACAACCGTGGAAATTCCACCGGAAAAGGCTTTCGGAGCCAGAGATTCCGAGAAAGTCAAAAGAATATCCTTGAAACACTTAGCCGACAAAGGAATAACTCCAAGTCTTGGAATGCGCATCGAACACGACGGAAAGATGGCTACCATACGCGCAATAGGAGCCGGAAGAGCTCTACTAGATTTCAACCCTCCTTTGGCAGGAAAAACTCTCATATACGAAGTTTCCATCAAAAAGAAACTTGAGACAACAGAAGAGAAAATAGCCGCGCTTATTCATCGCCGAATACCAGGCGTGGAACAAGCCAAATTCAAATTCTCGGTTAAGGAAAAAGCAGTCAGTATAGAAATGCCTGAAGAATCTTTCTATTTAGAGGGGATTCAAGTGGCAAAAAGAGGCATAGCCATGGACATACAGAAATTCTTCCCAAAAATAACCACCATCAAATTCACAGAAACCTTTAAAGCTGAACCTAAAACTCAAACAGAAAAGAAATCACAGTAG
- a CDS encoding glycosyltransferase codes for MVEAFGAKTAVSFVLPAYNESEVIENALERLDSTINGHGFRYEVVVVDDGSVDDTRLRALKYASRNGHVRVIGYNKNIGKGFAVKTGFWRASGGAVVFIDSDLDIDIGQIRRYVKALENSDIVVGSKWHPNSVVTMPLIRKVLSRVFNLLVRLLTGVKVSDTQTGIKAVKQESLVEVFKCLSVKRYAFDVELLALAKIFGLRVIELPVKLKISKLFSLKECWHMLVDLLGIAYRLRIAKWYQHRFSYLYGSG; via the coding sequence ATGGTAGAAGCGTTTGGAGCTAAAACCGCTGTCTCATTCGTTTTACCCGCCTATAACGAAAGCGAAGTTATAGAAAACGCTTTGGAAAGATTAGACTCCACGATTAATGGTCATGGTTTTCGTTATGAAGTGGTTGTTGTTGATGACGGCAGTGTTGATGATACTCGTTTGCGAGCTTTAAAATACGCGTCTAGAAATGGGCATGTCAGAGTCATTGGATATAACAAAAATATTGGGAAAGGGTTTGCAGTTAAAACTGGTTTTTGGCGCGCATCCGGAGGCGCTGTTGTTTTTATTGACAGTGATTTGGACATAGATATTGGACAAATCAGACGTTACGTTAAGGCTTTGGAAAATAGTGATATTGTTGTTGGTTCCAAATGGCATCCTAATTCCGTCGTGACTATGCCCCTCATTCGGAAAGTGTTAAGCCGTGTTTTTAATCTTCTGGTTAGACTATTAACAGGCGTTAAAGTTAGTGACACTCAAACTGGAATAAAAGCTGTTAAGCAAGAATCTTTAGTTGAGGTTTTTAAGTGTTTAAGCGTTAAACGTTATGCTTTTGATGTAGAGCTGCTGGCTCTTGCCAAAATTTTCGGTTTGAGAGTTATTGAATTGCCTGTGAAGCTAAAGATTAGCAAACTGTTCAGCCTTAAGGAGTGTTGGCACATGCTTGTTGATTTGCTCGGTATTGCGTATAGACTCAGAATTGCAAAGTGGTATCAGCACAGGTTTTCTTATCTTTATGGGTCAGGATAG
- a CDS encoding glycosyltransferase family 4 protein: protein MRVLLINPHIFSGGAERVIISSARWLNKLGVKCDILTLSLELESLRKEKEIRLLLPPKEIKYNFNLTIHGAAKRLFLELKELCSSLNAIKDDYDIFNPHNFPAYWVFGLVKTPNRAKVVWTCHNVFDVYGPMIAIFQKNGLPHKLFKILTTFDKRVITRKVNAIVTVSSLHAREITRSYGKQPYIITPGIDFECYAQGNGRVFREKYNVLDSFLAIHVGNLIPIKNQEISIRAIAILRNVIPNIRLAVIGGGPDLLKLKKLVVDLNLEKNVFFTGNMDEHELRNAYKAANVNLLPSALESFGLTPIEALASGTISIVSKEAGVAEFLEKYKAGYVLENRIPAELAKAILHVYENPEEAKIKVEKAQTILQEKFSWKSYAQRLLEVYKDVLREDTQRLA, encoded by the coding sequence TTGAGAGTTTTGCTCATTAACCCTCACATTTTTTCAGGCGGAGCTGAACGAGTGATTATTTCATCTGCTCGGTGGCTAAACAAACTTGGAGTAAAATGTGATATACTAACACTATCACTAGAGTTAGAGTCGCTCAGAAAAGAAAAAGAGATTCGCTTGCTTTTACCTCCAAAAGAGATTAAATACAATTTTAATTTGACAATTCACGGTGCAGCAAAAAGATTATTTCTAGAACTTAAAGAATTATGCTCTTCTTTAAATGCAATAAAAGATGACTACGATATTTTCAATCCGCATAATTTTCCTGCGTATTGGGTTTTCGGTCTCGTAAAGACACCAAATAGGGCTAAAGTCGTGTGGACATGTCATAACGTCTTCGATGTCTATGGTCCGATGATAGCTATTTTCCAAAAAAACGGACTACCACATAAGTTATTTAAGATACTCACAACTTTTGATAAACGCGTAATAACTAGAAAAGTCAACGCAATAGTAACAGTATCTTCATTACATGCAAGAGAAATCACTCGCAGTTATGGCAAACAACCGTATATCATTACTCCCGGAATTGATTTTGAGTGTTATGCGCAAGGAAATGGTAGGGTATTTAGAGAAAAATACAATGTGTTAGACTCTTTTTTGGCGATTCATGTAGGCAATTTAATCCCTATAAAAAATCAAGAAATCAGTATTAGAGCCATTGCGATTTTGCGAAATGTAATCCCTAACATACGTCTTGCAGTGATAGGTGGCGGTCCTGATTTGTTAAAGCTTAAGAAATTAGTGGTAGATTTGAATCTGGAAAAGAATGTGTTTTTTACAGGAAATATGGACGAACATGAGTTAAGGAATGCCTACAAAGCTGCTAACGTCAATTTATTACCATCTGCACTTGAGAGTTTCGGTTTAACGCCTATAGAAGCGCTAGCTTCTGGTACGATTAGTATCGTTTCAAAAGAGGCTGGCGTGGCAGAATTTCTCGAAAAATACAAGGCTGGTTATGTTTTAGAGAATAGAATACCAGCTGAATTAGCAAAAGCAATCTTACACGTTTATGAGAATCCAGAAGAAGCCAAAATTAAAGTTGAAAAAGCTCAAACTATCTTGCAAGAGAAGTTTTCATGGAAGAGTTATGCACAAAGGCTTCTAGAAGTCTATAAAGACGTGTTGAGAGAGGATACACAACGTTTAGCATAG
- a CDS encoding glycosyltransferase family 4 protein, translating to MSPPKNEDYFRLPVLVAKEMGLRACVYSMRTPVRTKKQESVSEVLVRRFDDPFFLLLSTVAQKPLIVHGHSFGWIPSSTAPLLIKKYVFTPHIYRLDKFNGNLTKLILTLISRANAIIVLTKFEAGWFIPYVEKEKIHIIPHPIDFHFFSNLKKDECDEIRRRFQIDNELVLTVANLVPRKNLETLLKGFKLVTQTLPKSKLIIVGSEPPTILGVVKTRKTKISYYESLKKMVTSLSLERQVIFAGYKNEYELRKFYAAADVFALPSTTEGQLLSAGEAAAAGLPLVLSSLEPLVEIYKECALFHAPTDHVSLANHIINLLTNKELAKKLSEAGKKKMREYDVSVIKPKLKALYEKCLKDM from the coding sequence TTGAGCCCTCCGAAGAACGAAGACTATTTTAGACTGCCAGTTTTGGTAGCCAAAGAGATGGGTTTACGAGCATGTGTTTATAGTATGCGGACACCAGTTAGAACTAAGAAGCAGGAATCTGTTAGCGAAGTTCTAGTGCGTAGGTTTGATGACCCATTTTTCTTATTACTCTCGACTGTTGCTCAGAAGCCACTAATTGTGCATGGACATAGTTTCGGGTGGATACCCTCTAGCACTGCTCCGTTACTCATTAAAAAATACGTGTTTACTCCGCACATTTACCGTTTAGATAAATTTAACGGAAACTTGACTAAGTTGATTCTTACTTTGATCAGCAGAGCTAATGCTATTATTGTCCTCACCAAGTTTGAGGCAGGTTGGTTTATCCCATATGTTGAAAAGGAAAAAATACACATCATACCGCATCCTATTGATTTTCACTTTTTCAGTAACCTTAAAAAGGATGAATGCGATGAAATCCGTAGACGCTTTCAAATTGATAATGAGCTTGTATTAACAGTAGCTAACCTTGTTCCACGCAAAAATCTTGAGACATTACTAAAAGGCTTCAAATTAGTAACTCAGACCCTGCCCAAAAGCAAATTAATAATCGTTGGCTCTGAGCCTCCAACAATATTGGGCGTAGTGAAAACAAGAAAGACAAAAATAAGCTATTACGAGAGTCTCAAAAAGATGGTGACTAGTCTAAGCTTAGAAAGGCAAGTGATTTTTGCCGGATACAAAAATGAGTATGAGCTGAGGAAATTTTATGCTGCTGCGGATGTCTTTGCGCTTCCATCAACCACCGAAGGCCAGTTATTGTCTGCTGGAGAGGCTGCTGCTGCCGGTTTGCCGTTGGTTTTATCCAGTTTAGAGCCGCTGGTGGAGATTTACAAAGAGTGCGCTTTATTCCATGCCCCAACAGACCATGTTTCATTAGCGAACCATATAATTAATCTGCTCACTAACAAAGAACTTGCTAAGAAACTGTCCGAAGCAGGCAAGAAAAAAATGCGAGAATATGATGTGTCTGTGATAAAACCTAAACTTAAGGCATTATATGAAAAATGCCTAAAAGACATGTAG
- a CDS encoding MFS transporter, whose amino-acid sequence MQQETNLDSRKNAYLAILLLGIVSLLGDIVYEGSRGIVPSYLELLGATAFIVGFVGGLGDFLGYAFRLVSGFLADTTRAYWFFIFLGYGLIIAIPFLGIPLGLEVAIILVLLERFGKAFRSPSRDTVLSVVSKGVGAGKAFGIHEFLDQIGGMLGPAIVATLMFLTSNNYNYTLSLLFIPFLMLLAFLTYTYKKIGSKAIGVELQEKGDKKERLPKSFYIYTFAVLLNTAGLISYTLILYRASQILQPTGQTWIVPLIYLVIQGVDAPVALLSGYAYDKFGVKILVVPFVLSMFPSLLTLVSFELPTIIVAAIIFGVVLGMQESIYRAAVSELTSISSRGTAYGIFNTAYGVGFVISGAVFGLFADLSASFILIILYTLTLQIIAIASLLRVSSEFREKQNR is encoded by the coding sequence ATGCAGCAAGAAACAAACTTAGATAGTCGAAAAAATGCGTACCTTGCCATTCTTCTTCTCGGAATTGTAAGTTTGCTGGGCGACATCGTCTATGAAGGTTCTAGAGGAATAGTTCCAAGCTATCTGGAACTTTTAGGCGCCACAGCGTTTATTGTAGGTTTTGTGGGTGGTTTAGGAGATTTTTTAGGCTACGCTTTCAGGCTTGTTAGCGGATTTTTGGCAGATACAACTCGTGCCTATTGGTTTTTCATATTTTTAGGTTACGGCTTGATTATCGCCATTCCGTTTTTGGGTATCCCTCTCGGTTTAGAAGTAGCCATAATACTTGTTTTGCTTGAGAGGTTTGGAAAGGCTTTCAGGTCGCCTTCGAGAGATACTGTGCTATCTGTTGTAAGTAAAGGTGTAGGAGCTGGCAAAGCCTTCGGCATTCATGAATTTCTGGACCAGATAGGCGGTATGCTTGGACCTGCGATAGTAGCTACTTTGATGTTTTTAACCAGCAACAATTACAATTACACTCTGAGCCTTCTTTTCATACCCTTTCTGATGCTTTTAGCGTTTTTAACTTATACTTACAAGAAAATAGGTTCAAAGGCAATCGGTGTAGAACTTCAAGAGAAAGGCGATAAGAAAGAACGGTTACCAAAGTCTTTCTATATTTACACTTTTGCTGTTCTCTTGAACACTGCTGGCTTGATATCTTACACGCTTATTCTGTATAGAGCATCACAGATTCTACAGCCTACAGGACAAACGTGGATTGTTCCTTTAATCTATCTAGTTATTCAGGGTGTAGACGCGCCCGTCGCGTTGCTTAGTGGATACGCCTATGATAAGTTTGGCGTAAAAATTCTTGTTGTGCCGTTTGTTCTTTCAATGTTTCCTTCTTTGCTTACTCTAGTCAGCTTTGAATTGCCTACAATCATAGTTGCCGCAATAATATTTGGCGTAGTTCTTGGAATGCAAGAATCAATCTATCGTGCTGCAGTTTCAGAACTTACGTCAATTTCTTCCAGAGGCACCGCATACGGCATATTTAACACAGCTTACGGTGTCGGCTTCGTCATTAGCGGCGCAGTATTTGGTCTGTTTGCTGATTTGAGCGCGTCTTTTATTCTGATTATCCTTTATACCCTTACGTTGCAAATTATAGCAATAGCGTCACTCCTTCGAGTTAGTTCAGAGTTTAGAGAAAAACAAAACCGGTAA
- a CDS encoding Lrp/AsnC family transcriptional regulator: MKQENLVRLLFELIKNSKRSDRDLAKILGISQPTVTRLRKILEKEAIIQYTVIPNLSYLDFDILVFTFARTKELVHPLWDKGKEWAKQQPNILFVSTGQGMDSDAVMVSVHKDYADFINFYHIFRRDWGKYLEDFKTFIISLKGSVQTKPFSFNYLIDAYKKESTK; the protein is encoded by the coding sequence ATGAAACAAGAAAATCTTGTAAGACTTCTCTTCGAACTCATTAAAAACTCAAAACGAAGCGATAGAGACTTAGCGAAAATTCTAGGCATTTCTCAGCCTACCGTAACTAGACTGAGGAAAATTCTGGAAAAAGAAGCCATAATACAATACACGGTAATTCCGAATCTTTCTTATTTAGACTTCGACATTTTGGTTTTCACGTTTGCTCGCACAAAAGAACTTGTCCATCCTCTTTGGGATAAAGGAAAGGAATGGGCTAAGCAACAACCGAACATTCTGTTCGTATCTACCGGTCAAGGAATGGATTCAGACGCAGTTATGGTTTCCGTGCATAAGGATTATGCTGATTTTATCAATTTCTATCACATTTTCAGAAGAGATTGGGGCAAGTATTTAGAGGATTTTAAGACGTTCATAATAAGTTTGAAGGGCAGCGTCCAAACGAAACCGTTCTCATTCAACTATTTAATTGACGCATACAAAAAAGAATCAACTAAATAA
- a CDS encoding mechanosensitive ion channel yields MAFDIFAEYPYLITVIWVIVIAVVAAVLERLITRWLRRLIKRTEMPPEVGNGLVLTGRLIILVGATVALLHLGGVPADVIVSFSALSGAAVGFASTRTIGNLIAGLFILVTRPFRVGDYVRIDGVEGIVQEITLNYAKILTPTNSVASISTLRILDKDIINFRFREEESKLFCYGFELTFDHSLPTEKLEKILDAVVERYVERLPRKPEYQSTKLTSFARHYMFYIYVEDPKDIFMLYPQLVKEITQAWDSARAQRQ; encoded by the coding sequence ATGGCTTTCGACATCTTTGCTGAATATCCATATTTGATTACTGTAATATGGGTAATTGTTATAGCCGTTGTGGCTGCCGTTTTGGAGCGTTTAATCACAAGGTGGCTGAGGCGGCTCATAAAGCGAACTGAAATGCCTCCAGAAGTTGGAAATGGACTAGTCTTAACTGGGCGGCTCATAATACTTGTCGGAGCGACTGTGGCGCTTCTGCATCTCGGAGGAGTCCCAGCAGATGTAATAGTTAGTTTTTCAGCTCTTAGTGGGGCCGCGGTTGGTTTTGCTTCTACGCGCACGATTGGAAACCTAATAGCGGGTCTGTTTATCCTGGTCACTAGGCCATTCCGCGTAGGTGATTATGTTCGCATAGACGGTGTTGAAGGCATAGTGCAAGAAATAACGTTGAACTACGCAAAAATTCTAACGCCAACAAATAGTGTTGCTTCTATAAGCACTCTAAGAATTTTGGACAAGGATATCATAAATTTTCGTTTTAGAGAAGAGGAATCAAAATTATTTTGTTACGGATTTGAGTTAACTTTTGATCATAGTTTGCCTACAGAAAAACTTGAAAAAATCTTAGACGCCGTTGTTGAGCGTTATGTTGAAAGGTTGCCTAGAAAGCCAGAATATCAATCGACGAAGTTAACGAGTTTTGCTAGACATTACATGTTTTACATTTACGTTGAAGACCCTAAAGATATTTTCATGCTTTATCCGCAACTTGTTAAGGAAATAACGCAGGCATGGGATAGTGCTAGAGCCCAAAGGCAATAA
- a CDS encoding NAD(P)-dependent glycerol-1-phosphate dehydrogenase — protein sequence MSLKHHRMQLPREVIVGNGTIEHIGEISRRLGFTQSALIIAGSKTYGIAGKTVKELLEKEGIAVDVFLVESATVKDVETVEEKIKILKPEVVFGVGGGTKIDVAKLSSARQKIPFISVPTTASHDGIASPLSSVRGYEKPYSIMAQAPIAIVADTNIIMQAPWRFLISGCGDIISKFTAVRDWKLAHEEKNEYYGSYAASLALMSAKLVMENAEQIKPDNEEGVRVVIEALISCGVSMSIAGSSRPCSGSEHLFAHALGMIKPNHTMHGERCGVGTIMMAYLHRTNWKRIRDTLKKLGAPTNANELDIEKEDAVKALEIAATIRPERYTILNKLNLNKETCEKLAKTTNVI from the coding sequence TTGTCATTAAAACATCACCGCATGCAACTTCCAAGAGAAGTAATCGTTGGAAACGGAACCATAGAACACATCGGTGAAATCTCACGCAGGCTCGGATTTACCCAATCAGCACTAATAATCGCAGGTTCCAAAACTTACGGAATCGCTGGAAAAACAGTTAAGGAGCTCCTAGAAAAAGAGGGAATTGCAGTTGACGTTTTCCTCGTAGAATCAGCCACGGTTAAAGACGTAGAAACAGTAGAAGAAAAAATAAAAATTCTAAAACCTGAAGTCGTTTTCGGAGTGGGTGGCGGAACAAAAATCGACGTTGCAAAGTTGAGTTCTGCACGACAGAAAATTCCATTCATTAGCGTTCCAACAACCGCCTCACATGATGGAATTGCAAGCCCCCTCTCTTCTGTGAGGGGATACGAGAAACCCTACTCCATTATGGCTCAAGCACCCATAGCCATAGTAGCCGACACAAACATAATAATGCAAGCGCCATGGCGCTTTCTCATAAGCGGCTGCGGAGACATCATATCAAAATTCACCGCAGTTAGAGACTGGAAGCTAGCGCATGAAGAAAAAAACGAGTATTACGGAAGCTACGCTGCAAGCTTGGCTTTGATGAGTGCCAAACTCGTTATGGAAAACGCTGAGCAAATCAAACCTGATAACGAAGAAGGAGTGCGAGTAGTCATAGAAGCCCTAATAAGCTGCGGAGTTTCCATGAGCATCGCTGGAAGCAGCCGCCCCTGCAGCGGCTCAGAACACCTCTTTGCCCACGCCCTTGGCATGATCAAGCCAAACCATACCATGCACGGCGAAAGATGCGGTGTGGGAACAATTATGATGGCTTATCTGCATAGGACAAACTGGAAAAGAATAAGAGACACATTGAAGAAGCTGGGAGCGCCAACAAACGCAAACGAGCTAGACATAGAGAAAGAGGATGCTGTGAAAGCGTTAGAAATCGCTGCAACGATAAGACCGGAAAGATACACGATCCTCAACAAGCTGAACTTGAACAAGGAAACTTGTGAAAAACTCGCAAAGACAACGAATGTGATATAA
- a CDS encoding glycosyltransferase family 39 protein translates to MKFESAFPVNYKSPYVFVVFLVVFASIIRLYQLGVIPLSLYYDEITSVYFPFLYFQGEKSLPVVSILISIVTGTISIYGFAGPSAFWTRVPSVVYGVLFVVVCWALGRRLYGQRVGILAGLLASVIPWSLHFSRYGVVCVVSYAFYVALAVYLLVLYFQTGKDRFKFAAFIVVGVSLYTHAMALIFDTLFFPLIIFAGLVYNRTKLRKILGNMLLFFMIFLVFASPFLISYLFMAEQFSFQTHTTIQHYSGIIEVVEGVVKRAYLHLSPDFLVISTGKSFSMLNGSGEFITQSGLYYFGTAGKTGILNTYGIFVYLGFLWLIYKVVKRPIVSFRWILLIWWVASYAIASGFAYYDNPNAARNIVGLPAFILVISLVISKVWHVLFNSNDGYISKRAFKRSFPVKMLKSLFLISLIVPSVYYLPTYVMTYESSYDYFDYDYKLLSDYLTENQLWNNSIVLNETRPDKWYANIVLSFYNHSASKRIVVGNLSTALSMLKYRKNTVVYVTRNISNQSSSSPLFRFTFLNIIYYPDNTPVFAVWKINRL, encoded by the coding sequence ATGAAGTTTGAATCTGCGTTTCCAGTTAATTATAAATCGCCATATGTTTTCGTGGTTTTTTTAGTTGTCTTCGCGTCAATTATACGTCTTTATCAGTTAGGCGTGATTCCTCTTTCGTTGTATTATGATGAGATTACTAGCGTTTACTTTCCATTTCTATATTTTCAAGGCGAGAAAAGTCTTCCTGTGGTATCGATTTTAATTAGCATAGTTACTGGAACTATTTCCATTTACGGTTTTGCTGGTCCTTCTGCGTTTTGGACGAGGGTTCCATCGGTTGTGTATGGTGTGTTGTTTGTTGTTGTTTGTTGGGCATTGGGAAGAAGGTTGTATGGGCAGAGAGTTGGAATTTTAGCTGGTTTATTAGCCAGTGTTATTCCTTGGTCGCTTCATTTCAGCAGATATGGAGTAGTATGCGTGGTAAGTTACGCGTTTTATGTTGCGTTAGCGGTTTACTTGCTTGTGCTCTATTTTCAAACGGGTAAAGACCGTTTCAAGTTTGCAGCTTTTATTGTTGTAGGAGTTTCGCTTTATACTCATGCTATGGCGCTTATTTTTGACACTTTATTTTTTCCGTTAATAATTTTTGCTGGACTTGTTTATAACCGAACAAAATTGCGCAAAATATTAGGGAACATGCTATTGTTTTTTATGATTTTTTTGGTTTTCGCATCGCCTTTTTTGATTAGTTACCTTTTTATGGCTGAACAATTTTCATTTCAGACGCACACAACAATACAGCATTACAGTGGCATAATCGAAGTGGTAGAGGGCGTCGTAAAAAGGGCATACTTGCATCTTTCTCCGGACTTTCTAGTAATTTCTACTGGCAAATCATTTTCAATGCTTAATGGTTCGGGTGAGTTTATAACACAAAGCGGGCTTTACTATTTTGGTACTGCTGGAAAGACTGGAATCTTAAATACTTATGGCATATTTGTCTATTTGGGATTTTTATGGTTGATATATAAAGTAGTTAAGCGTCCAATTGTTAGTTTTCGATGGATTCTTTTAATTTGGTGGGTAGCTTCTTATGCTATTGCTAGTGGCTTTGCATATTATGATAATCCGAACGCAGCAAGAAACATCGTTGGGTTGCCCGCTTTTATTCTTGTAATTAGTTTGGTAATCAGTAAAGTTTGGCATGTATTGTTTAATTCTAATGATGGTTACATATCTAAACGAGCGTTTAAGAGGTCGTTTCCTGTGAAAATGTTGAAAAGTTTATTCTTAATTTCTCTTATAGTTCCTTCAGTGTATTATTTGCCTACATACGTTATGACCTACGAGTCTTCATATGACTACTTTGATTATGACTATAAACTTCTCTCCGATTATCTAACAGAAAACCAACTTTGGAACAATAGTATCGTTCTTAATGAGACACGACCAGATAAGTGGTATGCTAATATAGTCTTGTCTTTTTATAACCATTCTGCCAGCAAAAGAATAGTCGTCGGTAATCTGTCTACCGCTTTGTCTATGTTAAAATATAGAAAAAACACAGTTGTATATGTGACCAGAAATATATCGAACCAAAGTAGTTCATCTCCATTGTTCCGTTTTACGTTTCTGAACATAATTTATTATCCAGATAATACGCCGGTTTTTGCAGTATGGAAAATAAATCGGCTTTAA